AATCAGGTCATTTGTCACCTCACTTCGCAGCGCTTCATTTCCCATCGCCATACGACGCTTTTTATTCTTTTCATATTGTTCCATAAGAGCCCCAACCTGCTTCTTGGTCTCCTCTTCAATACGTAAAACGTCAGCCTGTGTTTTACTCAGAATACCTCCTATGTTCTTTTCGCCCTTTTCGCCCATTTCACTCCTCCGAACTAAGTAATGTATAGTTGCCTCACCAGCCACCGCCCGAGGGCCGAACCCGAACCCGTGCTCACTCACCCCGAGGGATTAGCTGAATAAACCCATAGTAGTACATGCATCAGGTTTCCTCAAGCATGAGCGGGATCAGTAGCTCGCCACAATTGCCCACAGCTACTCAACCACATTACTCTCGCGCAGCCGCAGGCCGGTCTGTCGCCGCATCCACCACATTGCCCCGATAATGACGAGGTAGATCGCGACCACCCACAGCAAGCTCAGATTCACCTCCAGCTGCGCCCAGTCCAGCCCCGCCAGCCACTGGGCGACGCCGACCATATACTGGAGCAGCCACGTCGTCGGTGCGGCGACGAGTCCAGCCACCACCGGCACATCCGCGCACACGCCAACCACAAAGGTCAGTAGCATCGCCAGCGGCACCAATGGCAAGATTAGCACATTCGCGATCAGCGCCACATTACTGATCACGCCAAATGACGCCACCAGCAGCGGTAACGTCATGATCTGGGCCGACACCGTCTCGCCGATAATCTGCCGGATCACCCCAGGCGGCTTCGCACCAAAAAAGTATCGCTGCAGCAGCGGCGCCAGGATAATTACCCCACTAAACGCCGCAAAGCTCAATTGCCAGCCGAGGTCATTCCAGCCAAACTGCGGATTGATGAGTAACGTCATCGCCGCAGCGACCGGTAGCAGCACCAGCGGATGAATCGTCCGGCCATAATACCACGCGGCTAGGCTGAGGCCCGCCACCAGCCCGGCCCGCGACATGCTCGGACTGAGACCAGTCATCGCCATAAAGCCAATGATCATCACACCAGCGCTCAGCGCCGCCAGATATTTCGACACCCGAACGAACAGTCGCCGCGCCAGCCGCACTAAAATTGTTAAGTTATAGCCACTGGCTACGATGACGTGCGTCAAACCCGCAACCTGCAGCGCCGTCATCAATTCCAGCGGCAATGCCCGCCGTAAGCCCATCAAGAACCCGAGGCCCAGCGCCGCCTCCGACTCCGGCACGTACCGTCGCACCCGCTCCGCAAACCAATCACGCACGCCCACCGCCACGTCGCCCGGCTGTTCGCGCGTCACTCGTTCAACCGCTGCCCGCGACATCCGCGCCGCAAACGCCCCGAACCCATCAGTTAGCGCGCCCCGAACCGTGACCACATCACTGCGTTTAATCGCCTGGTTATGCGCCGTCACCACCCAAACACTGCCAGGCAGTCGCCGATCATTACTCACGATATCGCCCAGCCGCAGCACTGTCCGCCCCTTTTTATCAACATCAGGATCTTCCAGCACCCGTCCACTCAGCCGCACCGTTTGGCCGATCAGCGCTTGATAGTGCTCTAGACCAATCTGCCCCACACTGCCTCGCCACAGCCCAATGAGCGCTCCGCCAACCAAGGCTACCATGATCAGCCAGCGCCGCGCCCCGACGAGCGACGCTAGGGCCAATATCACTCCCGCCCCCAACCACATCCAGCCAGCAAACAACCCGTACGGCGCTCGCATCACGCCGATAACACCGATGACGATGCCGACACCAGCCGTCGCCAACAGCCACGACACATGCAAACGCTGAGTGAGGCCGAGAGACTTCATATAGTTAGTATACGCGAAGTGCGGCCAGACTTACATCAAATCACCTGAAATGGATACAATAAAAATCCTAGTTCATGAACTAGGATTGTACTCCACTTGGAGGGCCCACCGGGGCTTGAACCCGGGACACCCTGCTTAAAAGGCAGGTGCTCTAACCAACTGAGCTATGGGCCCGCACATGACGCGCAGCGCAACGAAGCGAGAACGCGACTTTTCACATTTTATCACAGAGGAGCGGCATTTTCAACGCTTTGTTTTCTTGGCAGCGGGCGCCTTGGCCCGAAGCGGCAAGCTCATGTCAAGCAGCCCCGCCACCAGTCCGACGGTCGCCGCATAGCGCCACCAGTCGCTCAGCAATTTGTACGTCTTCATCGCCTCCGCATCCAAGCTCATAAACTTGCCCAGCGGCCGCACTAGCACCGCCGCCGCGAGCACGCCGACCAGCACCGCCGAGATCAGCCGTAGCAACTTGCCATGCCCCTTTGGCCCAGTGATTAATAATAGCACCAGCGGCCCCACCGTCAGGATAATCGTTACCACGACACCATTCGGTAGCCCCGCTACGTTACTGACGCCCAGCCCGCCGATCACCCCGGCCAACCACTCGGCCCACAACTCCGCCAGCAATGCGCCAGCTGCCAGTGCCAGTGCCAACACGCCAAATCGCCGGTTCAACACGAACGCTAGTGCCGTTACCGCCACGGCCACGCCGCCAAACAACAACACCATGCTCATCGCTGCGCCCCCGTACTAAACCGCGCAGTGACGCCCGGCTTGATGCCATGCTCCTTGGCACTACCCGCCGGCAGCTCTAACACATACCGCGCCGGAACTGGCGTGTGATATACCTCATGCGGCTCATTGTCAGGCCAGACATCACGCTTGACGTGCACGACCTTTTTCTTGGCATCTAGCCAGATAATATCAATCGGGACGCGCATATCCTTCATCCAAATTGGTATGTCGCCGTCTTTCTCGGCCACGAACAACATCCCCTCGCCCTTACCCAGCTCCTGTCGACCGCCCAAGCCTCGCGCCCGCGTCTCGTCCGTATCAGCGACCTCTACTCGAAATGTACCCTTACCAATATCAACAGTCGTGTACGTTTTATTCATCTGGCGCGACACCGCCCATACGCCGTAGCCGATCCCGGCCAACACGCCGAGCACGATCACCCAAATGATGATCCGCTGCACTATCGACGCCGACTCCGCATTCATACTCCCATTATAGCAAGTTTAGCTTCAGGCGCCGACTTTATCTTTTTTGTTACCGCGCTTGGCATTGCGATTAATATAATCAATAATCCGACCAGCCACATTACGGCCCGTCACCTTTTCGATGCCAAATCCTGGACTGGCGTTCACTTCCAACACCAGCGCGCCGCGGTTCGAGCGCATAAAATCGACACCAGCCACCGTCAAGCCCATCGCTTTGGCGGCTTTGATGCACGTTTTTCGCTCGTCAGGAGTCAGTTTCACAATTTCTCCCAATCCGCCCTTATGCAGATTACTGCGAAAATCATCATCCAAACTCTGCCGCTTCATACTGGCCACCACCTGGCTGCCAACCACAAATGCTCGAATATCCGTGCCAGCCGACTCTTTGATAAATTCCTGCAATAGCACGTTCGTGCCGTCAGAATCACTGAGGTAAAACGCTTGCATAACCGACTTAGCAGCTTTAATTGTCTCCGCTAGCACCACGCCATTGCCATGCGTGCCGCGCGCCAACTTGATGATCGCCGGCGTACCGCCAATCTCATCCAAGAGCACATCGATATCCGTTTCGTTGCGCGAGAACACTGTCTTTGGGATCGCCACCCCAGCCCGGGCCAGTAACTGCGTCGAGCGCAGTTTATCCCGCGCCCGCGTAATAGCGATTGACCGATTCATAAAAAACGCCTGCGGATTCGCCATCTCTAGCTGCCGCACCACTGCTGTCCCGTAACGCGTCATATAGCTAGCAATCCGCGGAATAAACACATCAAAATTGCCGATTTCCCTGCCGCGATAAATGACTTTCGGATGCTGCTCATCGATTGACACATAGCAATTTTTATACTTGATAACTTTAACCCGATGACCATGCCTTTCAGCTTCTTCTTTAAGGCGAAGCGTAGAGTAGTTGATATTACCGTTAGATAGGATTGCAATATTCATAACTACTTATCCTTTGGTTTATGGTATTTTTTATAAAATTTGTGAGGATTTTCAGCTAGTTCTTTATTTAGCCTTATAGTCTGTGATTTCTTCGGGTTCTTTACTTCATTCATACTTACGTCAACCAAAAACTTACCGCTTAATGTCCGTCGTCCAATTAGCACTGGAAAATTATGCACAGCCCTATCAGACAGGCTAAATAACGCTTTAATCTTCTTGCCGGCCAATATAATGGTAAAATGTGTCCGATATTTTATAATTTCATGGCCAGAGGCGCTCTTAACCATCGCTACCGAATAATCGGTACGCCGAAACACCTTGCCGTTATAGTGGGGCGACCCCTTGCCGAATAGCGAAAACTTTAACACGCCATCTTTATCAACGCGAACATTACTTGCCCACACTGATGAGCTGTCTGCACCTGTGTCAACTTTAGCTGGCACATTAACCGCTCGCCGACCAAAGTCCACCTTCACATTTCGACCAATGATGGTTTTTTGTGCTGTCATGCACCATATACTATAATCTAAAAACCCACATCAGTCAAGCTACGAAGCAGTTCGTTTGTAGGCAGCCAGAAGCTTGTCGACATAAACAGCCGGAACATTAGCGGGCATGCCGACAGGCGGATCATAGTACGGCATAAGGCCCGGGGACGCATTTATTTCAATTAACTTCGCCCCTCGAAAATTATCGGGAGCCATAATATCAACGCCGCAGATAAACAGACCGAAGTATTCAATAACTTGTACAGCCATCCACTTCACTTCATCCGGTATCTCATTGAGGCACTCTATCGCGTAGCCACCACCAGAAATGTTCGCTACACCAGTTACTTGCACTCGTGCCCCATCGGGTGGAATATATCGCAACTCAGCATCACTCAAAAAAGCCCGCACAGCCTCCAAGTCGATTAGATTCATGGATTTTTCATGAGGTAGCTGACCACGGCGAGGATTTGTCATATTATCTAGGTCAATCAGATCACGAGTTGTCTGCACCCCATCGCCTCAGACTTCTGCGGAACAGCGCTGAATTGCTGTAACCACCTCACCGTCTATCACAATAAGCCGATAATCATTTCCCTCAATGTGACGCTGCAGCAGTACACCCTCTTTCCTTGCGTATTGTTGCGCTCGCTTAACCGCCTGTCGCAATTCATCTATATGGCGGATTTTGTCGTTACCCCATCACCATGTGCGGCATCAATAGGCTTCACCACTGCCACACCCTGCTCCTTTAAAAACTGCTCAGCAGTAGCCGCGTCGCCCACTACCACCGAAGGCGCTAACCACCGATCAAATTCACCCGACTGCACTAAAAGCTTATCGGTCAGCTCTTTGTTATCAGAAATTAATCGGCCAGTACCATTAGACACATCTGGTGAGCTGCCCATTATAAATCGCATGCGACCTGCGTAACGAAACGCAATACACGACACTCCCCCGGACTTATATCCAACTACCGGGATACTGCGCTTCTTTAGCTCATTATAGATTGCAAGCGATGTCCCTTGTAGTTGATTTGTCATACAGTGATAGTACCTCTATTATCTTGTATAAGAACACCCTTCTTGTACCTACGCCGCAAGCGCCCCCATCATCAACTCTTGCTGCTTGGGATTGGTTGGATCATACTTACCAGCAAAGAGACGAGTAACCCCATCAACGTCCTGATTAGCGTATAAACTCTCCAAATGTCGCATCGCCAGAACACGGCCCTCAAGATAAGCAAGGTCTTTATTAAAGGTTAGCGGTGCTACCCCGGGCTGGCGGTCCGCAATATCAGGCTGCGTGCCGCGGAAGATCCTTACACAGGATCCGTATGCCAACCTCTTCTCCTTGTCTATCATATCGCCCGTCACTTCCTGATCATTCTTTAGCTTCCCGAGCAAACGATATCGCCACGCTGTCTCGAACACCGTGCGAAAATCTGCACCCTGCTCCGCCAGCAAGATATTAATGTAGTGGCCGAGCTTTGCAGCTGTCCATTTTGGTACAGTATCACCAATCATTTCCTCAACCGTCGTCGCCAGCCCCTCTTCAAAGGTCAGGTAATCTGGTCGTGGAGTATCAGTGAACAAACCCATCCCGAGGACTGGTAGCTTTGTCTTCAGTCCATTGATTGAACGCTGCCCATGCACTCCAAATTCGTGCAGTACCTTACGAAATAGCTCGTCACTTGTTGTAATCGGCGCTCGCCTACCGCCAACCACCACTGCCATCTCTGGAGATTCCCAAGATAGTGCGGTCTTGCCTTCTACTAGCTTCACTGTTACGCCGCTCGTATGATCAGGGTCGCGCAGATTTATCACCGCTTGAAACACTTCGACGATATCAGCTGGACCGCATACATATTCTTCACCACATTCTTTAACTTTCTGGTCCCAGAACTCCTGCACCAGCGCCTGAATATCAGCATTGTGCTCAATAATCTGCTCACCCGCCCATTCTAGTGCCTCATTTTTCTCAAAACGAGGGAGTCGTGCTTCGCCATCCTCAGCACGGAGCACTGCCGGCATCTCTTGACTCTGCCAGTTAAAGCCATGCGCTAAGTCATCATACAACGCCTGGGCTGTCGGATGATAGGTTTTGCTGTCCATTATATTCCACAACTCATTAAGCACCGCATCGCGAATCTCTGGCTGCGGCTGGCCATACAGTTCATGACCGAGTTGCCGAACCTGCTCCTGCACTTCATCCAGCTCTTCCAGACTAGCCCCTTCATCGTGCAGAAACTCTAGCCGACCAAGCAATTTCACATACTCCATCTCTGCCATACGAAACCCAAGAGACGAATCAATCGCCCCACGAAATACCGGGTCAGGTTCACGATTAGCCGCCTCTTCACGAGCTTGGCCAAGCGCTATAATACCCCGATCTAGTGCCGACATATCGCGAAAGCGCGAATGTTCAAGTCGGGGGTTACGAAACTCGCCAGCGATAAAGTCCTCTCGCTGGTCAAGCGCATTATTAACAAGTTCTGTATACGACTGAAACCCGGCTTCAGGAAGATTTTTAGGATTAATAATCTTTTCAATCGTTCGCGGTCGGCGCGGTGCTGTTTCGAGCGCTATACTCATTTTTTTATGATAGCATATTTATGTAAAAAAGCAAGTACGTATTACGAGAATAGGCCTCGTTTACTCATATCATCAAACTACTCCAGCAATCGCCCCTACGTTTTGATTAGCTTAGTCATCATACAACAAATGTCGACGACGTTGTAATAACACTCTTAAGTTATTTCTGTTTGCCCCGCTGTCCCCTTACCACCACAACTATCACTGCCGCTATTATAGCTAGCCCAGCTAGAATAAGCGCATAAGCATAGCCTGACAGCAGATAAATTAAAGCCAACGTCACGCCGACAGCACCCCACATACTGATAAGCCGCTTGCCAAGTGCTAAGCCGATGATAACCATCAGCGAATGCTCGACCAGGAACAATATTTCCATAGCATTATCTCCCCTTAGCGCCAGGACAAGGGTCGATAAGCTGAACACAGCGAGCGCCAGCACTAAATGCGCAATGGTGTATATATGAGCATACCCTAGCCAGCGCCACGACATCACCGCCCCTGAAAGAATTGCTGCTGAACACAGGTATGGCACCACTATGTCATGAACAGGCGCAATTAGCATATGAATAGCAAATAAAATACCACACAACACCAAAAGAACACCCGAGTCGAAGTATAGAATATTCTTCTTCGGCAACCCCTCAGCTATCAGGGCGCTGCCATTGACCGCCCACGTTAGTGTTACTAGCAGCACCGCCTCGGTTGCGACACTGGCTGGCATGGCCATCAGCAGTAAAGTCATCGACCAACCGATAGCGCTCCAAAATGATGCATAATACCAATAAACTGATAATTTCTTGGTTCGCATAGCCACGGCGACGCCATAAAACACCGCAAAGATAATCAGCGAAACGATCGACATGAACTCAAGCTTAACGCCGAGCCATTGCGCAGTTAGGTAGAATAACAATACCAAACTTGGATGCGCCAATATCGCCATCGGCCGCCAATCCCGCTTGGCATATACTGCCATATAAAGTGCCGCGACAGCTGCCAGCCAGCCCAAGATTTTGAACGGCAATTCATATGCCGTCGACAAATTTATCATCGGTAATATCACCGCTGGTACCGTAGCAGCCAGCAGCGTCATATCGCTAGTGATTGACGCTCGCTTATTCATCGCCAACGACCAATATACTACCCCGAAGCCAACGAGCGCCACCCAAGCGGTGATGGTGAAATTGTCGCTTAGCGGCACGCGTAGCCAATGCAAGAACAGCAACACCAAAGCAATCGTCGCCAAGTATGCTCCGCCCAGATAACCATCTTCACGCCACCGATAAAACGCATAATACAGCAGCGCTGCTAACGGCAGCCAAACTGCCGGATGAATAGACGAAAAGATAATGACACCAGCCGCTCCAATGGCAGAATATAGCAACAATTCGCGGCACTTAACCGCCGCCTCTTTGCGGTAATTGTACAGCCACTCTACTAATAACAGCAACGACAAACCGTTCAGCCACGCCATCAAAATAGCAAGATTTTCGCCAGCCAGCTTGAAATAAGAAGCTATCAGCAGTGCTATCAAAAGTAGAGAGACATGAATACCAATCACTAAACCGTAGACTTTTTCACGCCACGCGGCAATACCCATGATAATAGCGGCAACCGCCACCGAGTCTGACAGATACAGCATACCTTCTCCCACTGGATAAGCATTCAAAAAAGCTAAGGCTATAAACACCGTCATTAACCACCAAGCGGCCGCAGCACCGTACACTAATATTGCTTGACTTTTAGTAATATTTGGACGTTTCAAAACCAATAATCGGCAGACAACTGGCAGGAAAGCCATAAGCATAAAGATAGAGTAATGTGTATGCAGGGCTGTTATGGGGTCAAGGCCAAATAGCCTGACGCCAGCCGGCACTAACAAAATTCCAGACATTACTACCATACCGCCAAAACGGGCGCGGCGCAGCAATGAAAGTGCCATAAAACTCACTGCCGATATCATACTTAGCAGGATAAATATAATTATGTCTCTTAGCGGACTTTCGACGCCAGCTATAGTCGATACAGCAACCAGCGACGCAACAAAACTAATCCACAGCACTATTTCGTGCTGCTTGTCGGGCTGCTTTTGGACATGCATCGAGCCAATAGACCAAATCATATTACCAAGCGCCGCTAGCCCCAGCGCTATACCCGTGGCCAGACCATCATTATTTGACAGATACATAGTAAAACTAGCAGTCGCCGCCATCAGCAGCACGCGCGCCGTCGTTAGTTCATACGTGCGCATCTTTTTTGATTTCTCGACAATAGCCACAGTAAAATAATATATAACGCTGATGAGCAGCAGCATACTGACGTCAAGCGTTCCCATATGCACCGACGAACCGATAGCGAGAAGCAAAGTAGACGGAACGATAAATGGATTAACTAGCGTCAACGGCTCGGTGAATTGGCGCGGAAAATGATTAGAAAAATACGCAGTCAAGGTCATCAGGCATCCGAACAATAGCACCGCAGCATAATACCACACCAACTGAGCATGCATAACAGCCGGCAAGCTGGTCGTCATCGTAAACATCGACAGCAGCGAAATATAGGCGAGCGGCTGGCTATTGAGCCTGACCGTAGCATCAACGCATAGGAAAGTACCGATGAAGGAGGTAACAAGCCAGCACAGTGCTGGATCAATCCCCAAAAGCAAATACATGCTCCAGCCGCCGATCGGCACAGCAGCCAACGCCGTACCAATAAACGCCGTTGAGGCTGGCTTTAAGATCGGCAAGCGGGCGTACAACACCTGGCCAGTGGCATAATAGACAAAAATAAACAGCCAGACCAGACTAAACCTGAGCTGTGCCGAAAGTTCAATCGTTTGTGCCAATAATAATATACCGGCGGTCAGCAATAATGATGCCGTATAGAGCGCCACATTGATGGTAGTTTGACGATTTTTCTCTTTATCTTTATTACTGGCTGGAGATAGCCACTTGATAATCTGCGTCTTTTCATCAGGAATATCCGTATTTTCTTCAATTGGCACAGCATCAATAACCGATGAATCACTCGGCTCTTCCCCTTCGTCGCTAGTTAAGGCAGGGTCGGTAGGCTGTGAGGCTGTAGCTTGTTTCCCGGTAATAAGCTTGGCTTGGCCATCACTATCTTCTTCAATTTTCGCACGGCCGTTCTGTGCATCACGCACGCCGTCCCAATAGCCACGTTGATAATCATCGGATTGACGGGGCAGCCGATTATTGCCTCTCTGCGCCACTTTAATTATCACGATGGCAATTACTAACAGAAAAATCAATTCCATGCTTAATTCCCCTTATGCTAAATTTAGTATAGCACGAGAAAACTTTTTATGGAGGAATTTGCTACGAAAACAGACCACGCTTCTTTGCGCCATCAAACTGCTCTAAGAGTTCTCGCTGCTTCCTGCTCAGTTTGGTTGGCGTATCAACGATGACGCCGACAATGTGCGGGCCGCGTTCATCATTTCTCAGATGTGGCACGCCGTGGCCTGACAACTTAAAATCAGTCCCCGACTGGGTGCCGGCTGGGATTTTCATCCGCACCATACCGTCCACGGTTTCAACATCAATTTCCGTTCCCAATGCCGCATCAACCATTGAGATATGCTCTTCTGAAAGGATGATATCGCCTTCACGCGTGAACTTCTTATGGGCTTTAACGCGAATGTGAACGTATAGATCGCCACGTGGGCCGCCCTGAACAGCTTCGCCGCGCTCACGCAAGCGAATAGTCGCGCCATCATCAATCCCCGCCGGGATCTTGACGGTAATCTCCTGGCGCTGGCGAGTCGTACCCTTGCCGCCACAGACTGAACAGTTTTGCTCTGGGATCTTGCCACGGCCGTGACAGGTCGGGCAGGTGACTGCTTGCTGAATTTGTCCAAAAATCGAGTTCATGACGCGAGTCTGCTGACCGGAGCCCTTGCAATCATCACAGGTTTTTAAGCTATGACCTGGCTCGACGCCATCGCCATGACAATGCTCACACTCAGCATCGAGCGTTATATTCAACTTCTTTTCTGCGCCAAACACCGCTTCCTCAAAGGTTAGCGTCACGCTAGTTTCAACATCACGACCGCGCCGCGCACCACCCCGTGAACTAGTCGCGCTGCCACCAAAAAATTGGCTAAAAATATCGCCAAACATGCCGCCATCGCCACCAAAGTCGAACTGCACGTTTTGCCC
The window above is part of the Candidatus Saccharibacteria bacterium oral taxon 488 genome. Proteins encoded here:
- a CDS encoding ComEC/Rec2 family competence protein, with protein sequence MKSLGLTQRLHVSWLLATAGVGIVIGVIGVMRAPYGLFAGWMWLGAGVILALASLVGARRWLIMVALVGGALIGLWRGSVGQIGLEHYQALIGQTVRLSGRVLEDPDVDKKGRTVLRLGDIVSNDRRLPGSVWVVTAHNQAIKRSDVVTVRGALTDGFGAFAARMSRAAVERVTREQPGDVAVGVRDWFAERVRRYVPESEAALGLGFLMGLRRALPLELMTALQVAGLTHVIVASGYNLTILVRLARRLFVRVSKYLAALSAGVMIIGFMAMTGLSPSMSRAGLVAGLSLAAWYYGRTIHPLVLLPVAAAMTLLINPQFGWNDLGWQLSFAAFSGVIILAPLLQRYFFGAKPPGVIRQIIGETVSAQIMTLPLLVASFGVISNVALIANVLILPLVPLAMLLTFVVGVCADVPVVAGLVAAPTTWLLQYMVGVAQWLAGLDWAQLEVNLSLLWVVAIYLVIIGAMWWMRRQTGLRLRESNVVE
- a CDS encoding DUF192 domain-containing protein codes for the protein MNAESASIVQRIIIWVIVLGVLAGIGYGVWAVSRQMNKTYTTVDIGKGTFRVEVADTDETRARGLGGRQELGKGEGMLFVAEKDGDIPIWMKDMRVPIDIIWLDAKKKVVHVKRDVWPDNEPHEVYHTPVPARYVLELPAGSAKEHGIKPGVTARFSTGAQR
- a CDS encoding RimK family alpha-L-glutamate ligase, whose protein sequence is MNIAILSNGNINYSTLRLKEEAERHGHRVKVIKYKNCYVSIDEQHPKVIYRGREIGNFDVFIPRIASYMTRYGTAVVRQLEMANPQAFFMNRSIAITRARDKLRSTQLLARAGVAIPKTVFSRNETDIDVLLDEIGGTPAIIKLARGTHGNGVVLAETIKAAKSVMQAFYLSDSDGTNVLLQEFIKESAGTDIRAFVVGSQVVASMKRQSLDDDFRSNLHKGGLGEIVKLTPDERKTCIKAAKAMGLTVAGVDFMRSNRGALVLEVNASPGFGIEKVTGRNVAGRIIDYINRNAKRGNKKDKVGA
- a CDS encoding DUF1704 domain-containing protein: MSIALETAPRRPRTIEKIINPKNLPEAGFQSYTELVNNALDQREDFIAGEFRNPRLEHSRFRDMSALDRGIIALGQAREEAANREPDPVFRGAIDSSLGFRMAEMEYVKLLGRLEFLHDEGASLEELDEVQEQVRQLGHELYGQPQPEIRDAVLNELWNIMDSKTYHPTAQALYDDLAHGFNWQSQEMPAVLRAEDGEARLPRFEKNEALEWAGEQIIEHNADIQALVQEFWDQKVKECGEEYVCGPADIVEVFQAVINLRDPDHTSGVTVKLVEGKTALSWESPEMAVVVGGRRAPITTSDELFRKVLHEFGVHGQRSINGLKTKLPVLGMGLFTDTPRPDYLTFEEGLATTVEEMIGDTVPKWTAAKLGHYINILLAEQGADFRTVFETAWRYRLLGKLKNDQEVTGDMIDKEKRLAYGSCVRIFRGTQPDIADRQPGVAPLTFNKDLAYLEGRVLAMRHLESLYANQDVDGVTRLFAGKYDPTNPKQQELMMGALAA
- the dnaJ gene encoding molecular chaperone DnaJ, whose product is MSKRDYYEVLGVSKTASEDEIKKAFRKAAVKYHPDKEGGDEAKFKEVNEAYEVLKDKQKRQRYDQFGHAGVGGAAGGGFGGNPFEGFGGFGGQNVQFDFGGDGGMFGDIFSQFFGGSATSSRGGARRGRDVETSVTLTFEEAVFGAEKKLNITLDAECEHCHGDGVEPGHSLKTCDDCKGSGQQTRVMNSIFGQIQQAVTCPTCHGRGKIPEQNCSVCGGKGTTRQRQEITVKIPAGIDDGATIRLRERGEAVQGGPRGDLYVHIRVKAHKKFTREGDIILSEEHISMVDAALGTEIDVETVDGMVRMKIPAGTQSGTDFKLSGHGVPHLRNDERGPHIVGVIVDTPTKLSRKQRELLEQFDGAKKRGLFS